In Peromyscus maniculatus bairdii isolate BWxNUB_F1_BW_parent chromosome 21, HU_Pman_BW_mat_3.1, whole genome shotgun sequence, one DNA window encodes the following:
- the Amer3 gene encoding LOW QUALITY PROTEIN: APC membrane recruitment protein 3 (The sequence of the model RefSeq protein was modified relative to this genomic sequence to represent the inferred CDS: inserted 2 bases in 1 codon) encodes MELRRGKTFIKSSVQISHEKLIDPPAPAPAKEDPGPWSLSLGEQPRPYGEKSSQTSPRVQGCGQCPNKEIQSDPEGGPEPLCGTTFKLVRKSKTHESVPGAAKAAAATGQMVGSMSFPETPGGQRMIDYRHFVPQMPFVPAVAKSIPRKRISLKRSKKCFRNLFHIRRSKTENLASLSAKGKSLSSPGAPLGAAAQQGKPFLSMGEGLGLDSLCQDLSDSEFLPDSPFDLCSALCEDVASLKSFDSLTGCGEIFADGSSVPSVEMKEGPGSPAHSPQALDSKTPCGPSQGSMEQLASPAQNEASDFTKFWDNVNRSVKQQQRALLGPRLRSPQGTDTDPLRLDASGLAELPLLPCRGPPSGSKASSIDTGTPKSEQPESVSTSDEGYYDSFSPGLEEEKKEAVSPGTSAATFPRDSYSGDALYELFYDPSEAPVGPILDDDLCVSESLSGPALGTPLSMCSFHVGAEENLAPAPGPDLLSQGFLQSTWKGKECLLKLCDTELAITMGIVNWLRRMPPAPAPAPAPASAPAPTPALVLREPVAPPDPHRALRGPTDSLEGREDQALDMGKATTCLAPSREEPWAHLGTKDLLIREHEVQGEPARGVSVPSKNGSLEEGTQDLSEGRSSSAATMTTGISRKSKALNPAACASSRKELGTPASQRHAQGPLRPGHGGSTLDPGSMLVGCVAHVAALQIYPDSRSPRQDRGNGLFWKPQAWGPNTVQKRATSSNAPDGAAVCGLSSPANPQDQRCHDLFLDLSQLKLEPSRLGTQVCASVDNQPQQLSPRAPDRGSVGSXESLWAPAAQYSFCGDCPEILGLSLDSTQWQVAPSRSCHGLLVRHRLLCG; translated from the exons ATGGAGCTGAGGAGAGGCAAGACCTTCATCAAATCTAGCGTGCAGATTTCCCACGAGAAACTCATAGACCCACCAGCCCCCGCACCAGCCAAGGAGGACCCAGGTCCTTGGTCGCTCTCACTAGGAGAGCAGCCGAGACCCTATGGAGAGAAGAGTTCCCAGACTAGTCCCCGTGTTCAAGGGTGTGGCCAGTGCCCCAACAAAGAGATCCAGTCTGATCCTGAAGGGGGTCCCGAGCCTCTCTGCGGAACCACCTTCAAGTTGGTGCGGAAGAGCAAGACTCATGAGAGCGTGCCAGGGGCGGCGAAGGCAGCCGCCGCCACGGGGCAGATGGTGGGCAGCATGAGCTTCCCAGAGACCCCTGGGGGTCAGCGGATGATTGACTATCGCCACTTTGTGCCCCAGATGCCCTTCGTGCCGGCAGTGGCTAAGAGCATCCCAAGAAAAAGGATTTCCCTGAAGAGGTCCAAGAAGTGCTTTCGGAACCTGTTTCACATCCGCAGGAGCAAAACGGAGAACTTGGCCTCACTATCAGCCAAGGGGAAGAGCCTGTCGTCCCCTGGGGCCCCTTTGGGTGCTGCAGCGCAGCAAGGCAAACCCTTCCTCtccatgggggaggggctgggactgGACAGCCTATGCCAGGACCTGTCTGACAGTGAGTTTCTGCCTGACTCGCCCTTTGACCTCTGCAGCGCCCTGTGTGAGGATGTGGCCTCCCTCAAAAGCTTCGATTCGCTTACCGGTTGTGGGGAGATCTTTGCAGATGGGAGCTCGGTGCCATCTGTGGAGATGAAAGAAGGTCCGGGGAGCCCAGCCCATTCGCCCCAAGCTCTGGACAGCAAAACTCCCTGTGGTCCCTCCCAGGGTAGTATGGAACAGCTGGCATCACCTGCCCAGAACGAAGCGTCAGACTTCACCAAGTTCTGGGACAATGTGAATCGCTCCGTGAAGCAGCAACAGCGTGCCCTGCTGGGCCCAAGGCTGAGGAGTCCCCAGGGGACAGACACAGACCCGCTCAGGTTAGATGCATCTGGGCTAGCTGAACTGCCCCTGTTGCCTTGCAGGGGTCCCCCCAGTGGCTCCAAAGCCAGCTCCATAGACACAGGTACCCCCAAAAGTGAACAGCCAGAATCTGTGTCCACCAGTGACGAAGGCTACTATGACTCCTTCTCGCCGGGCcttgaggaggagaaaaaggaagctgTGAGCCCTGGGACATCTGCAGCCACTTTCCCCAGGGACAGCTACAGTGGGGATGCCCTCTACGAACTCTTCTATGACCCCAGCGAGGCCCCTGTTGGCCCAATCCTGGATGATGacctgtgtgtgtctgagagtcTTTCAGGGCCTGCCCTGGGGACCCCGCTGTCTATGTGCAGCTTCCATGTGGGAGCTGAGGAGAACCTGGCCCCAGCGCCCGGCCCTGACTTACTCAGCCAGGGCTTCCTGCAGAGCACCTGGAAGGGCAAGGAATGCCTGCTGAAGCTCTGTGACACAGAACTTGCCATCACCATGGGCATTGTCAACTGGTTGCGCAGGATGCCACCCGCCCCTGCCCCGGCCCCTGCGCCTGCTTCTGCCCCTGCCCCTACCCCTGCCCTGGTCCTTAGGGAGCCTGTTGCCCCACCTGACCCCCATAGAGCCCTCAGGGGACCAACAGACAGCCTAGAGGGCAGGGAAGACCAGGCCTTAGATATGGGCAAGGCCACAACATGCTTGGCACCCAGCAGAGAGGAGCCCTGGGCACACCTAGGAACCAAAGACTTGCTTATAAGAGAGCATGAGGTCCAAGGGGAACCTGCAAGGGGTGTTAGTGTCCCATCTAAGAATGGCTCTCTAGAGGAAGGAACACAAGACCTCTCGGAAGGCCGGTCCTCCTCTGCAGCTACCATGACAACAGGCATTTCCAGGAAAAGCAAAGCTCTAAACCCCGCCGCCTGTGCTAGCTCTCGGAAGGAACTGGGGACGCCTGCGAGCCAGAGGCACGCTCAAGGCCCCTTAAGACCAGGGCATGGGGGAAGTACTCTTGATCCGGGGTCCATGCTTGTAGGCTGCGTAGCCCACGTGGCAGCCCTGCAAATCTATCCAGACAGCCGTTCTCCCAGACAGGATAGGGGCAATGGGCTCTTCTGGAAGCCTCAGGCCTGGGGTCCCAACACTGTGCAAAAGAGAGCGACAAGCAGCAATGCTCCTGATGGAGCAGCTGTCTGTGGCCTCTCCTCCCCAGCCAACCCACAGGACCAGAGATGTCATGACCTTTTCCTAGACCTGAGCCAGCTCAAGTTGGAACCTTCCAGGCTAGGTACCCAGGTCTGTGCCTCGGTGGACAACCAGCCCCAGCAGCTCAGCCCCAGGGCTCCAGATAGAGGCTCAGTGGGGTC TGAGTCCCTCTGGGCCCCTGCTGCCCAGTACAGCTTCTGTGGCGATTGCCCAGAAATCCTGGGGCTTTCTTTGGACAGCACACAGTGGCAAGTTGCTCCTTCACGTAGTTGCCATGGCCTTCTGGTCCGACACAGACTTCTTTGTGGATAA